A single region of the Lotus japonicus ecotype B-129 chromosome 4, LjGifu_v1.2 genome encodes:
- the LOC130713903 gene encoding uncharacterized protein LOC130713903, producing the protein MSWRRVLKSVQALAAHTFLFCFTLLLLLKLDHQLSSSWWTIFSPLWMFHAVVARGRFSLPAPSAPRNRHWAPCHTVVATPLLIAFELLLCIYLESLYVRGFAAVNLKIVFLPLLTFEIIILIDNFRMCRALMPGDEDSMSDEAIWETLPHFWIAISMVFFIAATIFTLLKLSGDVGALGWWDLFINFAIAECFAFLVCTKWSNPVIHRNSREASSSSTAIRYLDWNSGLTLSSEENREGRICSLQDIGGHFMKVPVIAFQVLLCMHLEGTPARAVYLPLPVIFSPLFLLQGVAVVLSVSKFVEKLVLLLRSGAGGGIYFRVSLRAQDCLGFLHHGSRLLGWWSIDEGSREEQARLYHEGASGYNTFCGYPPEIVKKMPKKDLAEEVWRLQAALGEQTEIIKYSQQEYERLKNEKVLCRICFEGEISVVLLPCRHRVLCSTCSEKCKKCPICRDSIAERLPVYDV; encoded by the exons ATGAGCTGGCGAAGGGTGTTGAAGTCAGTGCAGGCACTCGCTGCACACACTTTTCTCTTCTGCTTCACTCTCTTGCTCCTTCTCAAGCTCGATCATCAACTCTCTTCCTCTTGGTG GACAATATTTTCACCTCTTTGGATGTTCCATGCCGTTGTCGCTCGAGGAAGGTTTTCATTACCTGCACCATCAGCTCCACGTAATCGACAT TGGGCACCATGCCATACGGTCGTCGCAACCCCATTGCTTATTGCATTTGAATTGCTCCTTTGTATATATCTTGAGAGCTTATATG TTCGTGGCTTTGCAGCAGTCAATCTGAAGATTGTGTTCCTTCCCTTACTAACATTTGAAATCATTATTCTCATTGACAATTTCAG AATGTGTAGGGCTCTAATGCCAGGGGATGAAGATAGCATGAGTGATGAAGCAATCTGGGAAACTCTTCCT CACTTTTGGATTGCAATCTCTATGGTGTTCTTCATTGCTGCCACAATCTTCACCCTCTTAAAACTGAGTG GTGACGTAGGTGCTCTAGGCTGGTGGGACTTATTTATTAACTTTGC TATTGCCGAGTGCTTTGCTTTTCTTGTATGTACAAAGTGGTCCAATCCGGTCATTCATAGAAATTCCAGAGAAGCCAGTTCATCTTCTACTGCAATTAGATATCTTGACTGGAACAGTGGTTTAACACTTTCTTCAGAGGAAAATCGTGAGGGGAGAATTTGCAGCCTTCAAGACATAGGAGGTCATTTCATGAAAGTACCAGTTATTGCATTCCAGGTTCTTCTTTGCATGCATTTAGAG GGAACACCTGCTCGTGCCGTGTATCTACCTCTTCCAGTTATTTTCTCTCCCCTtttcctacttcaaggtgttGCTGTGGTGTTATCTGTATCCAAGTTTGTGGAGAAACTTGTGCTTCTGCTACGAAGTGGAGCTGGTGGAGGAATATATTTTAGAGTTTCTTTGAGAGCTCAGGATTGTTTGGGATTCTTGCACCATGGTTCTAG ATTATTAGGTTGGTGGTCAATTGATGAAGGGAGTCGGGAAGAACAGGCACGATTGTACCATGAGGGAGCATCGGG GTATAATACTTTCTGTGGTTATCCTCCTGAGATTGTTAAGAAAATGCCTAAAAAGGATCTCGCTGAGGAG GTGTGGAGACTCCAGGCAGCTCTTGGTGAGCAGACGGAAATTATAAAATACAGCCAACAGGAGTATGAAAGACTTAAAAAT GAGAAAGTGTTATGCAGAATTTGTTTTGAGGGAGAGATTAGTGTTGTATTGCTCCCATGTAGGCATCGTGTCCTTTGCAG CACTTGCTCAGAGAAGTGTAAGAAGTGTCCAATTTGCCGTGACTCTATAGCAGAGCGCTTGCCCGTATATGATGTCTAG
- the LOC130714428 gene encoding DNA mismatch repair protein MSH2 encodes MGENNFEDKLPELKLDSKQAQGFLSFFKTLTDDSRAIRFFDRRDYYTAHGENANFIAKTYYHTTTALRQLGSGLDALSSVSVSRNMFETIARDLLLERTDHTLEVYEGSGSNWRLVKSGTPGNIGNFEDVLFANSEMQDSPVIVALSLNFRENGCTIGLGFVDLTKRVLGMAEFLDDSHFTNVESALVALGCKECLVPIESGKSTENRMLCDVLTKCGAMLTERKKSEFKTRDLVQDLGRLLKGSIEPVRDLVSGFEFAPGALGALLSYAELLADESNYENFTLRRYNLDSYVRLDSAAMRALNVLESKTDANKNFSLFGLMNRTCTAGMGKRLLHNWLKQPLLDVKEINSRLDVVQAFVEDPVLRQELRQHLKRISDIERLVHNLQKRRAGLQHIVKLYQSSIRLPYIKSTLEAYDGQFSSMMKSRYLEPLQLWTDDDHLNKFIGLVEASVDLDQLENREYMIAPSYDATLTKLKEQQELLESQIQNLHRQTADDLDLPIDKALKLDKGTQFGHVFRITKKEEPKIRKKLNTQFIVLETRKDGVKFTNTKLKKLGDQYQQILEEYKSCQKELVNRVVQTAATFSEVFESLAELISELDVLLSFADLASSCPTPYTRPDITSSDEGDIILEGSRHPCVEAQDWVNFIPNDCKLIRRKSWFQIITGPNMGGKSTFIRQVGVNILMAQVGSFVPCDKASISVRDCIFARVGAGDCQLRGVSTFMQEMLETASILKGATDKSLIIIDELGRGTSTYDGFGLAWAICEHIVEVIKAPTLFATHFHELTALALENVSDDPHKQIVGVANYHVSAHIDESTRKLTMLYKVEPGACDQSFGIHVAEFANFPESVVALAREKAAELEDFSPSAISLIDTTEQAGSKRKRVFESDDMSQGVAKARQILEAFVALPLETMDKSQALQEVSKLKDTLEKDAENCHWLQKFL; translated from the exons ATGGGGGAAAACAACTTCGAAGATAAACTCCCTGAGCTCAAATTAG ATTCTAAGCAAGCACAAGGGTTTCTGtcatttttcaaaaccctaactGAT GACTCAAGGGCCATTCGGTTTTTTGATCGCCGG GACTATTATACTGCTCATGGTGAGAATGCAAATTTCATTGCCAAGACCTACTACCACACTACTACTGCTTTGCGACAACTGGGAAGTGGATTAGATGCTCTTTCCAGTGTAAGTGTCAGTAGGAACATGTTTGAAACAATTGCACGTGATTTGCTTTTGGAGAGAACAGATCATACTCTTGAGGTCTATGAGGGTAGTGGTTCTAATTGGAGACTGGTCAAAAGTGGAACCCCTGGTAATATTGGTAATTTTGAAGATGTTCTGTTTGCTAACAGTGAAATGCAAGATTCTCCAGTTATTGTTGCACTGTCGCTTAATTTCCGTGAAAATGGTTGCACCATTGGGTTAGGGTTTGTTGATCTAACTAAGAGAGTACTTGGGATGGCTGAGTTTCTTGATGATAGTCACTTCACGAATGTGGAGTCAGCTTTGGTTGCTCTTGGCTGCAAAGAGTGTCTTGTTCCCATTGAGTCTGGCAAATCTACTGAAAATAGAATGTTGTGTGATGTGCTGACAAAATGTGGTGCGATGTTAACTGAGAGAAAAAAATCTGAGTTTAAAACCAGAGATTTGGTACAGGATCTTGGCAGGCTTCTTAAAGGTTCTATTGAACCAGTTCGAGATTTGGTGTCTGGATTTGAATTTGCACCTGGTGCTTTGGGGGCATTACTATCTTATGCAGAGTTACTTGCAGATGAAAgcaattatgaaaattttactcTTCGTAGGTACAATCTTGATAGTTATGTGAGATTAGATTCTGCAGCCATGAGGGCACTTAATGTCCTGGAAAGCAAAACTGATGCAAACAAAAATTTCAGTTTGTTTGGTCTCATGAATAGGACCTGTACAGCTGGAATGGGAAAACGGTTATTGCACAACTGGCTAAAACAGCCATTACTAGATGTAAAAGAAATTAATTCCAGGCTGGATGTAGTACAAGCATTTGTAGAGGACCCTGTGCTACGCCAAGAACTGAGGCAGCATCTGAAAAGAATATCAGACATTGAGCGATTGGTGCACAATCTTCAGAAGCGAAGAGCTGGACTACAACATATTGTTAAGCTGTATCAG TCAAGTATAAGACTACCTTACATTAAAAGCACTCTGGAAGCATATGATGGACAATTTTCCTCAATGATGAAGAGTAGGTATTTGGAACCTCTCCAGTTATGGACTGATGACGATCACCTAAATAAATTTATTGGGCTTGTAGAAGCTTCTGTTGACCTTGATCAACTAGAGAACAGGGAATATATGATTGCTCCGAGTTATGATGCTACACTAACTAAACTAAAGGAGCAGCAAGAATTACTAGAGAGCCAAATACAGAACTTGCACAGACAAACTGCTGATGACCTTGATCTGCCTATAGACAAGGCATTAAAGTTAGATAAGGGCACCCAATTTGGACATGTTTTTAGAATCACAAAGAAAGAAGAGCCGAAAATAAGGAAAAAGCTCAACACCCAGTTTATTGTACTGGAAACCCGCAAAGATGGAGTTAAGTTTACTAACACAAAGCTCAAAAAATTGGGGGACCAGTACCAACAAATTCTTGAGGAGTACAAGAGTTGTCAAAAAGAGTTGGTTAATAGAGTAGTTCAAACGGCAGCAACTTTCTCTGAG GTCTTTGAATCTTTGGCTGAATTAATTTCAGAGTTGGATGTGTTACTAAGCTTTGCTGATTTGGCTTCTAGTTGTCCCACTCCCTACACAAGACCTGACATCACTTCATCG GATGAAGGAGACATAATTTTAGAAGGCAGCAGACACCCTTGTGTGGAGGCACAAGACTGGGTGAATTTTATACCAAATGATTGTAAGCTT ATCAGAAGAAAAAGTTGGTTTCAAATAATAACAGGGCCTAACATGGGCGGGAAATCAACATTCATCCGGCAG GTGGGAGTGAATATTTTAATGGCACAAGTTGGTTCCTTTGTTCCCTGTGACAAAGCCAGCATATCTGTTCGTGATTGCATCTTTGCCCGTGTTGGTGCAGGTGACTGCCAA CTTCGCGGAGTCTCAACCTTTATGCAAGAAATGCTTGAAACTGCATCAATATTAAAAGGAGCTACTGACAAGTCCTTGATAATCATTGATGAGCTGGGACGTGGAACATCAACTTATGATGGATTTG GTCTAGCTTGGGCCATTTGTGAGCACATTGTTGAAGTGATCAAAGCACCTACATTGTTTGCAACCCATTTTCATGAACTGACTGCATTAGCCCTTGAAAATGTAAGCGATGATCCACATAAGCAAATTGTTGGTGTGGCAAATTATCATGTTAGTGCACATATTGATGAGTCAACTCGGAAGCTAACCATGCTATACAAG GTTGAACCAGGAGCATGTGATCAGAGTTTTGGTATTCACGTTGCTGAGTTTGCAAACTTCCCTGAAAGTGTTGTTGCACTAGCTAGAGAAAAGGCAGCAGAATTGGAAGATTTTTCTCCTTCTGCCATATCCTTAATTGATACCACAGAGCAG GCGGGTTCTAAACGTAAGAGAGTATTTGAATCTGATGACATGTCTCAAGGGGTTGCAAAGGCTCGCCAAATTCTTGAGGCATTTGTTGCTTTGCCACTAGAAACCATGGACAAAAGCCAAGCCTTGCAAGAAGTAAGCAAGTTAAAAGACACTTTAGAGAAGGATGCCGAAAACTGTCATTGGCTGCAAAAGTTCTTGtag
- the LOC130715344 gene encoding transcription factor MYBS1: MSSSGTIWNYEEEKAFENAIAMHWNDEEAESEEQWEKIASEVPNKSMEEVKQHYQALVDDVSAIEGGLVPFPNYVAEETTSSNKDFHGSHKSNSSDKRSSCNFGSGFSGLGHDSATHSGKGSLSRSSEQERKKGIPWTEEEHRLFLLGLDKFGKGDWRSISRNFVISRTPTQVASHAQKYFIRLNSMNRDRRRSSIHDITSVNNGDVASNQAPITGQHGSTIPPSTMGVGVGHSLKHRVQPHHIPGGLGMYGTPVGHPVVAAPPGHMASAVGTPVMLPPGHHHPHPHPHPHPPYVVPLAYPMAPPTMHQ; encoded by the exons ATGTCATCAAGTGGAACCATTTGGAactatgaagaagaaaaagcatTTGAGAATGCAATTGCTATGCATTGGAATGATGAAGAAGCAGAATCAGAAGAGCAATGGGAGAAGATTGCTTCAGAAGTCCCCAACAAAAGCATGGAAGAAGTGAAGCAACATTACCAGGCACTTGTAGATGATGTGAGTGCAATTGAGGGTGGTCTTGTACCATTTCCAAACTATGTTGCTGAAGAAactacttcttcaaataaagattttcaTGGCTCTCACAAGTCCAATTCTTCAGATAAGAGATCAAGTTGCAATTTTGGAAGTGGGTTTTCTGGGTTAGGACATGACTCTGCCACACATAGTGGTAAAGGAAGCCTTTCAAGGTCATCAGaacaagaaaggaaaaaaggaaTTCCTTGGACAGAAGAGGAGCACAG gTTATTTTTACTTGGTCTAGACAAGTTTGGGAAAGGGGATTGGAGAAGCATTTCAAGGAACTTTGTGATTTCTAGGACACCAACTCAAGTGGCAAGCCATGCACAGAAGTACTTCATTAGGTTGAACTCCATGAATAGAGACAGAAGGAGGTCTAGTATCCATGACATTACAAGTGTGAACAATGGAGATGTGGCTAGTAATCAAGCACCAATCACAGGCCAGCATGGCAGCACAATTCCTCCAAGCACAATGGGTGTAGGAGTAGGACATTCACTGAAGCATAGAGTTCAGCCCCATCATATACCTGGTGGTTTAGGCATGTATGGAACACCAGTTGGGCATCCTGTGGTGGCTGCTCCTCCTGGCCATATGGCATCTGCAGTTGGGACTCCTGTTATGCTTCCTCCTGGACACCACCACCCTCATCCCCATCCCCATCCTCATCCTCCTTATGTTGTCCCTCTAGCTTACCCAATGGCACCTCCAACAATGCACCAATAA